The following nucleotide sequence is from Acidisarcina sp..
CTTTTTGGCGATTCACACATCGAGCAGTGGATGCCTGCATTTCAGGAAATCGCGAATCAGAAAAAATGGAGAGTGATTCTGATGGTTAAGTCTTCCTGCCCCGCGTTGGCGATCTCTGTCTCGATACAACAGGCAAGCGTTGAAGATCGTACCTGCCGTACCTGGCGCGAGTTGGCGATAGCTCGCATCCAGAAATTACATCCGACTGCCGTCATCCTTTCGAATGCGAGCAACTATAAAGAGGTGGGTCGACCCGATGTGGCACAGTCCCCCAAGGAGTGGAGCGCTGGCGCCCGCCAAACATTCACCAGTCTGCGTGCAGTGGAATTTCCGCTTGTCTTTTTGAGGGATACGCCGTTGCCTGGCTATGACGTGGCACAATGCCTCTTGCGCGCGGACTGGAACAGTGTGCAGCAATGCCCAGCTTTACTCAGAAGCACAGCCTTGCAGGATGATGTCTATCGTGCCCAGGTAAGCGGCGCACAGGGTATACCCAATGTTGCCTTCGTTGATCTGTCGAACCAGATATGCGGTGATGTTTACTGTGACATCATGCAGGGTCAAAGCATCCTTTATCGAGACAGCAACCATATGACCGCGAGCTTCCTGCGCGGGCTCTCAACCGATCTCTACAAAGAACTCGTACGTGCTGCACCCGTGCTGGCGAGTTGAACTTCCGGATCTCCTGACGCCATCGTTCGCAAGGCACGTCAGCTGGCACCTCAGCCGCCACGTCAGCTAAGGTGTTGCGCTGTGTGGCGTGGCCGGACTGGCCATGCTCACCTGTTATTCTAAGGGCATTGATGCAATGAAAAAACCGGGCCGGACGTCATTGGAATCGCCTGCTCCAACCTTTGTTTTGAGGAAATCATGGCCGCACTGATCGACGCCATCGCTGTAAAACGCAAGATGTTTTTCGAAATCGAAAATACCCCCTTCCTGTGTCTGGAGTCAGACGTTTCCACCCCCACGGCACGGGGCGCCCAGACGCTGGTTCGCCTGAAGATGCGCAACCTCCTTACCAATGCGGTCTTCGATAAGACCTTCAAGGCCAGCGACAAGTTCAAGGAGCCGGACCTGCAGATGGTCCCCGCATCCTACTTGTACCGCGACGGATCCGGTTCCCACTTCCTGGACCAGGAAACCTTTGAGACGCTCACCCTCTCTGAAGAGATGCTCGGCGACGCGATGGACTTCCTCGTGGAGGGAGCCGTCATCGAACTGCATAAGTACAACGGCAACCCCATCGGATTACAACTGCCGCCTCAGGTGGAGTTGACCGTCACCTACACGGAACCCGGCACACGCGGCGACACCGCAAGCGGCAATGTGACCAAACCCGCCAAGCTCGAAACCGGCATCGAAATCCGCGTTCCTCCCTTCATCAAAGAGGGAGAAAGAATCAAGGTCTCCACAGAAACCCGGGAATTCGCCGGCCGCGCCTGAATCGCAAAGGTCTGGGCGCTCCCTGCCCAGACCAAAGTCATCCCAGACAGATCCATACGCCGTGGCAGGCAACCATCGGGTTGCATCGAAAGCCACATTCCACGGCCTTTGCACGTTGATCGTCATGGGTAGTCATCCTGAGCCGGTTGCCATCCTGAGCGCAGTCATCCTGAGCACCAAGGATTGTCATCCTGAGCGCAGCGAAGGATCTATATTTGGAGGGATTTGGTAGCGGCATCGGGGATCGAACCCGAACTCTCTGCCTTGAGAGGGCAGCGTGTTAACCAATTACACCATGCCGCCGTGCCGTGGTGGGGACAGCGTTTGTCAGCGTACAGCGCCAACTTTTCGAGTATATCAAGGTTACCGGGAAATGAGAATCGAGGTCAGTTACTCGGATTGAGAATCGCAGCCTCTGACGTTCTCTCTCCACTCCGCAATTCTTAAATCCCCAGCTTCTTCACTTCGTCGTTGTAGTACTTGCGGTACAGAATGTCCCACTCCTGGCTGCCTTCAGGAATGATCCTGCGCTGAGAGGCGATCTTTTGCCGAGCTGCAAGATCAATCTTCGTCTCCTCCGTCAGCAGGTTCTCTAGAATCTTGCGAGCCTCCTGCCGGATCGTGTTGCGATCCTCAAGAAAGTCGCACTCGTCGGTTTCCGCCAGGGTATCGGCCACAACGTGGGCCATCTTGTTCAGCTTATCGCGGGAGATTCTCACAGGACCGCCTTGTATTTCTTGGCCAGCTCCAGCTTGACCTTCTTGAACATTTCGGCATAACTTGCGCCGGTCCGGTTCATCTCGTCCTGGTACGCATCCAGGATCACACGCACTTCCTCGTTAATCCGATCTTCCAGAGTCAGTTCCTCCAGCAGACCGTTCAGGACGTGCTCCTCGACCGCGGCAAGCTTATCGCTTCGGATCATCTTGGCATCGACAAGATGTTTCACCGTTTGCCGAGCCAGATAACCGACGTATTCTCTTGAGAAAATCATTGATCTTCTTGAAAATATAGCACACACGACTCGTATCTTCGGTGCTTTAGGCCACCCGTGCTAGCGGCCTTTCTGCGGCCCCGGCCGATGAGGACATTGGGCGGTATTGATGCAGCTCTCCGGCAAGCGCAGTCGCTCGACCACGCGCCCGCCTACCAGGTGTTCCCTCACAATCTCGTCCACATCCTCCGGCTTCACAAAGCCGTACCAGACCTGCTCCGGATACACAACCACCGTTGGTCCATGCTCGCACTGGTCGAGACAGCCGGATTTATTGGCCCGGACCCGTCCTTTCAGCCCGATTGCGTCGATCTTTTGCTTGAAAAGCAGGTGCAGTTCGCTCTTGCCGTTCACTGTGCAGGACGGTCGTGCGCTCCCCGGCTCGCGATGATTTGTACAGACGAAAACATGCCGCTCAAAATTTGCCAAGTATTCCATTTCTCCTTATGTCCATCCTAATTCATGCTGTGGTCCCTGCTCCGCTCTCCTCCGTGCCCTTTCCTGATGGAAGCTCCGCTGTTTTGCGCTTCAGCCCTAAAACAACTCCTCCTTCACGCCCAAATGGGAACGCGAAGGAGGAGTTGTCATTTGGCGCAGAATCAGCGTCTTGAGTTGCTGGAAACTACCACATCAGCTTCAGGGCCAACTGCATCTGACGAGGCAGATTGCTCTGTCCCCACGATCCCCTCTGGATGGTTCCGAAGTTAGGATCATTGGCGCTTCCGGTGTAGTTTTCCTGCCATAGCGGATGATTGAGAACATTGAAAGCTTCCAGCCTGAACTGAAGCTTTATATTCTCGACGATTGCGAAGTTCTTGGAGAGGTTCGCGTCGAACTGGTGATTGTTCGGCACACGGATTCCGGTATCGACCGTATTTGTGTGGGCACCGTACTCCGGAACCTGCATGAAGTCATAGTGACCGCAGCCCTTTGAATAAGACATGGGTTGAATCGACCAGCTACCTGACTTGTCTCGGGCATACTTCGCAACGCAAGGCTCCACGCCACGAATATATCCTGTCGAAGGATCTACCTTTCGTGGTACCCATGCATTGTGGATGTACTGCTCAGAAGGATTGCCCGGCACCCTCCAAGGCCAGCCAGTCTCATAGACATAGAGACTGCCCAGTTCCCATCCGCCGATAGCCGTGTCTACCAGGCGATTCGAGCTGCCGAGGAACTTGCGTCCGCGACCGACT
It contains:
- a CDS encoding DUF507 family protein gives rise to the protein MRISRDKLNKMAHVVADTLAETDECDFLEDRNTIRQEARKILENLLTEETKIDLAARQKIASQRRIIPEGSQEWDILYRKYYNDEVKKLGI
- a CDS encoding ferredoxin; this encodes MEYLANFERHVFVCTNHREPGSARPSCTVNGKSELHLLFKQKIDAIGLKGRVRANKSGCLDQCEHGPTVVVYPEQVWYGFVKPEDVDEIVREHLVGGRVVERLRLPESCINTAQCPHRPGPQKGR
- the efp gene encoding elongation factor P, which gives rise to MAALIDAIAVKRKMFFEIENTPFLCLESDVSTPTARGAQTLVRLKMRNLLTNAVFDKTFKASDKFKEPDLQMVPASYLYRDGSGSHFLDQETFETLTLSEEMLGDAMDFLVEGAVIELHKYNGNPIGLQLPPQVELTVTYTEPGTRGDTASGNVTKPAKLETGIEIRVPPFIKEGERIKVSTETREFAGRA
- a CDS encoding DUF507 family protein, whose amino-acid sequence is MIFSREYVGYLARQTVKHLVDAKMIRSDKLAAVEEHVLNGLLEELTLEDRINEEVRVILDAYQDEMNRTGASYAEMFKKVKLELAKKYKAVL